In Equus przewalskii isolate Varuska chromosome 6, EquPr2, whole genome shotgun sequence, one DNA window encodes the following:
- the EED gene encoding polycomb protein EED isoform X2 — protein sequence MSEREVSTAPAGTDMPAAKKQKLSSDENSNPDLSGDENDDAVSIESGTNTERPDTPTNTPNAPGRKSWGKGKWKSKKCKYSFKCVNSLKEDHNQPLFGVQFNWHSKEGDPLVFATVGSNRVTLYECHSQGEIRLLQSYVDADADENFYTCAWTYDSNTSHPLLAVAGSRGIIRIINPITMQCIKHYVGHGNAINELKFHPRDPNLLLSVSKDHALRLWNIQTDTLVAIFGGVEGHRDEVLSADYDLLGEKIMSCGMDHSLKLWRINSKRMMNAIKESYDYNPNKTNRPFISQKIHFPDFSTRDIHRNYVDCVRWLGDLILSKSCENAIVCWKPGKMEDDIDKIKPSESNVTILGRFDYSQCDIWYMRFSMDFWQKMLALGNQVGKLYVWDLEVEDPHKAKCTTLTHHKCGAAIRQTSFSRDSSILIAVCDDASIWRWDRLR from the exons ATGTCCGAGAGGGAAGTGTCGACAGCGCCGGCGGGAACAGACATGCCTGCGGCCAAGAAGCAGAAACTGAGCAGCGACGAGAACAGCAACCCGGACCTCTCTGGAGACGAGAAT GACGATGCTGTCAGTATAGAAAGTGGTACAAACACTGAACGCCCTGATACACCTACAAATACGCCAAATGCACCTGGAAGGAAAAGTTGGGGGAAGGGAAAATGGaagtcaaagaaatgcaaatattctttcaaatGTGTAAATAGTCTCAAG gaagatcataATCAACCATTGTTTGGCGTTCAGTTTAACTGGCACAGTAAAGAAGGAGATCCATTAGTGTTTGCAACTGTAGGAAGCAACAGA gtTACCTTATATGAATGTCACTCACAAGGAGAAATCCGGTTGTTACAGTCTTATGTGGATGCTGAT GCTGATGAAAACTTTTACACTTGTGCATGGACCTATGATAGCAATACAAGCCATCCTCTCCTAGCTGTGGCTGGATCTAGAGGCATAATTAGAATAATTAATCCCATAACAATGCAGTGCATAAAG CACTATGTTGGCCATGGAAATGCTATCAATGAGCTGAAATTCCACCCAAGAGATCCAAATCTTCTCTTGTCAGTAAGTAAAG ATCATGCTTTACGATTATGGAATATTCAGACGGACACTCTAGTGGCAATATTTGGAGGCGTAGAAGGTCACAGAGACGAAGTTCTAAGTGCT GATTATGATCTTTTGGGTGAAAAAATAATGTCCTGTGGTATGGATCACTCTCTTAAACTTTGGAGGATCAATTCAAAGAGAATGATGAATGCAATTAAGGAATCTTATGATTATAACCCAAATAAGACTAACAG gccatttatttctcagaaaattcaCTTTCCTGACTTTTCTACCAGAGACATACATAGGAATTATGTCGATTGTGTGCGATGGTTAGGTGATTTGATACTTTCCAAG tctTGTGAAAATGCCATCGTGTGCTGGAAACCTGGCAAAATGGAAGATGATATAGATAAAATTAAACCCAGTGAGTCTAATGTGACTATTCTTGGGCGATTTGATTACAGCCAATGTGACATTTGGTACATGAGGTTTTCTATGGATTTCTGGCAAAAG ATGCTTGCATTGGGCAATCAGGTTGGCAAACTTTATGTTTGGGATTTAGAAGTAGAAGATCCTCATAAAGCCAA ATGTACAACATTGACTCATCATAAATGTGGTGCTGCTATCCGACAAACAAGTTTTAGCAGGGATAGCAGCATTCTTATAGCTGTGTGTGATGATGCCAGTATTTGGCGCTGGGACCGACTTCGATAA
- the EED gene encoding polycomb protein EED isoform X1, with protein sequence MSEREVSTAPAGTDMPAAKKQKLSSDENSNPDLSGDENDDAVSIESGTNTERPDTPTNTPNAPGRKSWGKGKWKSKKCKYSFKCVNSLKEDHNQPLFGVQFNWHSKEGDPLVFATVGSNRVTLYECHSQGEIRLLQSYVDADADENFYTCAWTYDSNTSHPLLAVAGSRGIIRIINPITMQCIKHYVGHGNAINELKFHPRDPNLLLSVSKDHALRLWNIQTDTLVAIFGGVEGHRDEVLSADYDLLGEKIMSCGMDHSLKLWRINSKRMMNAIKESYDYNPNKTNRPFISQKIHFPDFSTRDIHRNYVDCVRWLGDLILSKSGRAILHSHQQCMKDPVSPNLRRHLSCENAIVCWKPGKMEDDIDKIKPSESNVTILGRFDYSQCDIWYMRFSMDFWQKMLALGNQVGKLYVWDLEVEDPHKAKCTTLTHHKCGAAIRQTSFSRDSSILIAVCDDASIWRWDRLR encoded by the exons ATGTCCGAGAGGGAAGTGTCGACAGCGCCGGCGGGAACAGACATGCCTGCGGCCAAGAAGCAGAAACTGAGCAGCGACGAGAACAGCAACCCGGACCTCTCTGGAGACGAGAAT GACGATGCTGTCAGTATAGAAAGTGGTACAAACACTGAACGCCCTGATACACCTACAAATACGCCAAATGCACCTGGAAGGAAAAGTTGGGGGAAGGGAAAATGGaagtcaaagaaatgcaaatattctttcaaatGTGTAAATAGTCTCAAG gaagatcataATCAACCATTGTTTGGCGTTCAGTTTAACTGGCACAGTAAAGAAGGAGATCCATTAGTGTTTGCAACTGTAGGAAGCAACAGA gtTACCTTATATGAATGTCACTCACAAGGAGAAATCCGGTTGTTACAGTCTTATGTGGATGCTGAT GCTGATGAAAACTTTTACACTTGTGCATGGACCTATGATAGCAATACAAGCCATCCTCTCCTAGCTGTGGCTGGATCTAGAGGCATAATTAGAATAATTAATCCCATAACAATGCAGTGCATAAAG CACTATGTTGGCCATGGAAATGCTATCAATGAGCTGAAATTCCACCCAAGAGATCCAAATCTTCTCTTGTCAGTAAGTAAAG ATCATGCTTTACGATTATGGAATATTCAGACGGACACTCTAGTGGCAATATTTGGAGGCGTAGAAGGTCACAGAGACGAAGTTCTAAGTGCT GATTATGATCTTTTGGGTGAAAAAATAATGTCCTGTGGTATGGATCACTCTCTTAAACTTTGGAGGATCAATTCAAAGAGAATGATGAATGCAATTAAGGAATCTTATGATTATAACCCAAATAAGACTAACAG gccatttatttctcagaaaattcaCTTTCCTGACTTTTCTACCAGAGACATACATAGGAATTATGTCGATTGTGTGCGATGGTTAGGTGATTTGATACTTTCCAAG agtggccgtgccattttacattcccaccagcaatgtatgaaagatCCAGTGTCTCCGAATCTTCGCcggcatttg tctTGTGAAAATGCCATCGTGTGCTGGAAACCTGGCAAAATGGAAGATGATATAGATAAAATTAAACCCAGTGAGTCTAATGTGACTATTCTTGGGCGATTTGATTACAGCCAATGTGACATTTGGTACATGAGGTTTTCTATGGATTTCTGGCAAAAG ATGCTTGCATTGGGCAATCAGGTTGGCAAACTTTATGTTTGGGATTTAGAAGTAGAAGATCCTCATAAAGCCAA ATGTACAACATTGACTCATCATAAATGTGGTGCTGCTATCCGACAAACAAGTTTTAGCAGGGATAGCAGCATTCTTATAGCTGTGTGTGATGATGCCAGTATTTGGCGCTGGGACCGACTTCGATAA
- the EED gene encoding polycomb protein EED isoform X3: protein MSEREVSTAPAGTDMPAAKKQKLSSDENSNPDLSGDENVTLYECHSQGEIRLLQSYVDADADENFYTCAWTYDSNTSHPLLAVAGSRGIIRIINPITMQCIKHYVGHGNAINELKFHPRDPNLLLSVSKDHALRLWNIQTDTLVAIFGGVEGHRDEVLSADYDLLGEKIMSCGMDHSLKLWRINSKRMMNAIKESYDYNPNKTNRPFISQKIHFPDFSTRDIHRNYVDCVRWLGDLILSKSGRAILHSHQQCMKDPVSPNLRRHLSCENAIVCWKPGKMEDDIDKIKPSESNVTILGRFDYSQCDIWYMRFSMDFWQKMLALGNQVGKLYVWDLEVEDPHKAKCTTLTHHKCGAAIRQTSFSRDSSILIAVCDDASIWRWDRLR, encoded by the exons ATGTCCGAGAGGGAAGTGTCGACAGCGCCGGCGGGAACAGACATGCCTGCGGCCAAGAAGCAGAAACTGAGCAGCGACGAGAACAGCAACCCGGACCTCTCTGGAGACGAGAAT gtTACCTTATATGAATGTCACTCACAAGGAGAAATCCGGTTGTTACAGTCTTATGTGGATGCTGAT GCTGATGAAAACTTTTACACTTGTGCATGGACCTATGATAGCAATACAAGCCATCCTCTCCTAGCTGTGGCTGGATCTAGAGGCATAATTAGAATAATTAATCCCATAACAATGCAGTGCATAAAG CACTATGTTGGCCATGGAAATGCTATCAATGAGCTGAAATTCCACCCAAGAGATCCAAATCTTCTCTTGTCAGTAAGTAAAG ATCATGCTTTACGATTATGGAATATTCAGACGGACACTCTAGTGGCAATATTTGGAGGCGTAGAAGGTCACAGAGACGAAGTTCTAAGTGCT GATTATGATCTTTTGGGTGAAAAAATAATGTCCTGTGGTATGGATCACTCTCTTAAACTTTGGAGGATCAATTCAAAGAGAATGATGAATGCAATTAAGGAATCTTATGATTATAACCCAAATAAGACTAACAG gccatttatttctcagaaaattcaCTTTCCTGACTTTTCTACCAGAGACATACATAGGAATTATGTCGATTGTGTGCGATGGTTAGGTGATTTGATACTTTCCAAG agtggccgtgccattttacattcccaccagcaatgtatgaaagatCCAGTGTCTCCGAATCTTCGCcggcatttg tctTGTGAAAATGCCATCGTGTGCTGGAAACCTGGCAAAATGGAAGATGATATAGATAAAATTAAACCCAGTGAGTCTAATGTGACTATTCTTGGGCGATTTGATTACAGCCAATGTGACATTTGGTACATGAGGTTTTCTATGGATTTCTGGCAAAAG ATGCTTGCATTGGGCAATCAGGTTGGCAAACTTTATGTTTGGGATTTAGAAGTAGAAGATCCTCATAAAGCCAA ATGTACAACATTGACTCATCATAAATGTGGTGCTGCTATCCGACAAACAAGTTTTAGCAGGGATAGCAGCATTCTTATAGCTGTGTGTGATGATGCCAGTATTTGGCGCTGGGACCGACTTCGATAA